The following are encoded together in the bacterium genome:
- a CDS encoding murein L,D-transpeptidase catalytic domain family protein, whose protein sequence is MWGVIVTAALLPACSAAPRYTTRATVRPRATATAQWPRREVLDLALRAYSCGRARGELTQPLLTVIDFSLPSTSKRLWVIDLDRRRVLFNEFVAHGANSGDTYATAFSNRVGSRQSSLGLFRADEPYYGRHGLSLRLSGLEPGFNDKARERAIVMHGAPYVSAATVSTFGSLGRSWGCPALPQEVNARVIDRIQGGSAVFAYYPDRAWLQSSRFLNCDTTVASR, encoded by the coding sequence ATGTGGGGCGTGATCGTGACCGCCGCCCTGCTGCCGGCCTGCAGCGCCGCGCCGCGCTACACCACCCGCGCCACCGTCCGCCCGCGCGCCACCGCCACCGCGCAGTGGCCGCGCCGCGAAGTGCTCGACCTGGCGCTGCGCGCCTATTCCTGTGGCCGCGCCCGGGGTGAGCTGACGCAACCGCTGCTGACGGTCATCGACTTCTCGCTGCCGTCGACCAGCAAGCGGCTCTGGGTCATCGACCTCGATCGCCGCCGCGTGCTGTTCAACGAATTCGTCGCCCACGGCGCCAACAGCGGCGACACCTACGCCACCGCGTTCTCGAATCGCGTCGGCTCCCGGCAGTCGAGCCTCGGCCTGTTCCGCGCCGACGAACCCTACTACGGCCGCCACGGCCTCTCGCTGCGCCTCTCCGGCCTCGAGCCCGGCTTCAACGACAAGGCGCGGGAGCGCGCCATCGTCATGCACGGCGCGCCCTACGTCAGCGCCGCGACGGTCTCGACCTTCGGCAGCCTCGGCCGCAGTTGGGGGTGTCCGGCGCTGCCGCAGGAGGTCAACGCGCGCGTCATCGACCGCATCCAGGGCGGCAGCGCCGTGTTCGCCTACTACCCGGACCGCGCCTGGCTGCAGAGCTCGCGCTTCCTCAACTGCGACACGACCGTCGCGTCACGCTGA
- a CDS encoding response regulator transcription factor translates to MKLLVVEDEAATVSFLQRGLQEEGYAVDVARDAAAAEAAITATDYDLVLLDVMLPGCDGFTLCKRWRERGQTMPILFLTARDEVRDRVRGLTIGGDDYLAKPFAFAELVARVQALLRRGAAPRATVRVGDLVIDAARRQARRGGTEIPLTAREFRLLEYLARHAGRVVSRADLWEHVWESQSEPESNVVDVYVRYLRNKLGRSPDLITTVRGGGYLLEAGDVPRQE, encoded by the coding sequence ATGAAATTGCTGGTCGTCGAAGACGAGGCCGCCACCGTGTCGTTCCTGCAGCGCGGCCTGCAGGAAGAGGGCTATGCCGTCGACGTGGCGCGCGATGCCGCCGCCGCCGAGGCGGCGATCACCGCCACCGACTACGATCTCGTGCTGCTCGACGTGATGTTGCCGGGCTGCGACGGGTTCACGCTCTGCAAGCGCTGGCGCGAGCGCGGGCAGACCATGCCGATCCTGTTCCTGACCGCGCGCGACGAGGTGCGCGATCGGGTGCGCGGCCTGACCATCGGCGGCGACGACTACCTGGCCAAGCCGTTCGCATTCGCCGAGCTGGTGGCGCGCGTCCAGGCGCTGCTGCGGCGCGGCGCCGCGCCGCGCGCGACCGTCCGGGTCGGCGATCTGGTGATCGACGCGGCGCGCCGCCAGGCGCGACGCGGCGGCACGGAGATCCCGCTGACGGCGCGCGAGTTCCGTCTGCTCGAGTACCTGGCCCGGCATGCCGGGCGCGTCGTCTCGCGCGCCGATCTCTGGGAGCACGTCTGGGAGAGCCAGTCCGAGCCGGAGTCGAACGTCGTCGACGTCTACGTCCGCTACCTGCGCAACAAGCTCGGCCGCTCGCCGGATCTGATCACCACCGTCCGCGGCGGCGGCTATCTGCTCGAAGCTGGCGACGTGCCGCGGCAGGAGTGA
- a CDS encoding L,D-transpeptidase family protein codes for MWQTTGDRRRATTWGRRLALLALIAPLATSAAQPTPAASDTPPGVASAPREPTATPTPGSPTAAPSSTPTVSPSATATPTLPRPNDPAALVIYGVIVGGAHPWMRAHVFPGYEAPLRRLYEPRELTPLWVEGGRPTAQATAMLAAFDSADSRGLSAQDYDVQMLRDAARRLAGAEPPSAEEIAYFDTALSIATLRYVSDTHLGRIDPRRVDFPYDAPRRGFDPAGVAREIAGGAEPLARLAALDPPFPQFAGLRDALGRYRALAARGDLAVPRLPKLRPGDSDPGVPALRAHLAALGDLPADAPAPAPAHAHVYDGALAQAVKHYQARNGLAADGVIGAATLQALQVPIARRVEQIQLAMERMRWLPPAWPRRFIVVNIPEFRLRAYTTGDGTPPLEMNVVVGEAALASKHETPVLMADMRYLVFRPYWMVPPSIVRKELAPKIAADPSYLARNHMEVHNGRIRQQPGTHNSLGLVKFIFPNPHHVYLHDTPSKGLFARARRDFSHGCIRVADPPALAEYALAETPGWDPTRIAKAMTSGPDDRHVPLAAPVPVYLLYATAVADAAGQVHFFDDIYGHDASLQRELAKGYPY; via the coding sequence ATGTGGCAGACAACTGGTGATCGGAGGCGGGCGACGACGTGGGGGCGCCGGCTCGCGCTCCTGGCGCTGATCGCCCCCCTCGCCACCTCGGCGGCGCAGCCGACGCCGGCCGCCAGCGACACCCCACCCGGCGTCGCCAGCGCGCCACGCGAGCCGACCGCGACGCCCACGCCGGGATCGCCGACCGCCGCCCCCAGCAGCACGCCGACCGTGTCGCCCAGCGCGACCGCGACGCCGACGCTGCCGCGCCCGAACGACCCCGCCGCGCTGGTCATCTACGGCGTCATCGTCGGCGGCGCGCACCCGTGGATGCGCGCCCATGTCTTCCCCGGCTACGAGGCGCCCCTGCGCCGCCTCTACGAACCGCGCGAGCTGACGCCGCTCTGGGTCGAGGGGGGCAGGCCGACCGCGCAGGCGACGGCGATGCTCGCCGCCTTCGACAGCGCCGACTCGCGCGGGCTGTCGGCGCAGGACTACGACGTGCAGATGCTCCGCGACGCGGCGCGGCGCCTCGCCGGCGCCGAGCCGCCGAGCGCCGAGGAGATCGCCTACTTCGACACCGCGCTGTCGATCGCCACCCTGCGCTACGTCTCGGACACGCACCTCGGGCGCATCGATCCGCGCCGCGTCGACTTCCCGTACGACGCGCCGCGCCGCGGCTTCGATCCCGCCGGCGTGGCGCGCGAGATCGCCGGCGGCGCCGAGCCGCTCGCCCGCCTCGCCGCCCTCGATCCGCCCTTTCCGCAGTTCGCCGGGCTGCGCGACGCCCTCGGCCGCTACCGCGCCCTGGCGGCGCGCGGCGATCTCGCCGTGCCGCGCCTGCCGAAACTGCGCCCCGGCGACTCCGATCCCGGTGTACCCGCCCTGCGCGCCCACCTCGCGGCGCTCGGCGATCTGCCCGCCGACGCCCCGGCACCCGCGCCCGCGCACGCGCACGTCTACGACGGCGCGCTGGCGCAGGCGGTGAAGCACTATCAGGCGCGCAACGGACTCGCCGCCGACGGCGTCATCGGCGCCGCCACGCTGCAAGCGTTGCAGGTGCCGATCGCGCGCCGCGTCGAGCAGATCCAGTTGGCGATGGAGCGGATGCGCTGGCTGCCGCCCGCATGGCCGCGGCGCTTCATCGTCGTCAACATCCCGGAATTCCGCCTGCGCGCCTACACCACCGGCGACGGCACGCCGCCGCTGGAGATGAACGTCGTCGTCGGCGAGGCCGCGCTGGCGAGCAAGCACGAAACGCCGGTCCTCATGGCGGACATGAGGTACCTCGTGTTCCGCCCCTACTGGATGGTGCCGCCCAGCATCGTCCGCAAAGAGCTGGCGCCGAAGATCGCCGCCGACCCCTCGTACCTCGCGCGCAACCACATGGAGGTGCACAACGGTCGCATCCGGCAACAACCGGGCACTCACAACTCGCTCGGGCTGGTGAAGTTCATCTTCCCCAACCCGCACCACGTCTATCTGCACGACACGCCGTCGAAGGGCCTGTTCGCGCGCGCCCGGCGCGACTTCAGCCACGGCTGCATCCGCGTCGCCGACCCGCCGGCCCTCGCCGAATACGCGCTCGCCGAGACGCCCGGCTGGGACCCGACACGGATCGCGAAGGCGATGACCAGCGGTCCCGACGACCGCCACGTGCCCCTCGCGGCGCCGGTCCCCGTCTACCTGCTCTATGCCACCGCGGTCGCCGACGCGGCCGGCCAGGTCCACTTTTTTGATGACATCTACGGCCACGATGCTAGCCTGCAGCGGGAGTTGGCGAAGGGATACCCGTACTGA
- a CDS encoding NAD(P)/FAD-dependent oxidoreductase — MRMQRRILIIGSGFGGLGLAIRLKRAGIDRFTILEQSDALGGTWRDNAYPGAACDVPSILYSFSFEQKTDWTRKWSPQPEIRQYMEDCARRNDLLRHIRFGVRVTGARFDEAAGTWTVRTADGEELVAEVLVSGVGQLHVPHLPAIPGLESFRGPCFHSARWNHAVDLAGRRIGVIGNAASAIQLIPQIAPQARQLTIFQRSANWMIRRGDRAYRPWEHWVFAHLPFVTALYRFWLWVRGELFLYPVMRRRGWASRAMTDQCRKHIDETVADPALRRVLTPDYPVGGKRILIADDFYPTLNRDDVAVVTAAIERVVEDGVITADGRHHPLDVVILATGFKTNPFLASLRIEGLGGRVLAEDWAHGARAYYGITVAGYPNFFMLYGPNTNLGHNSIIFMLECQIAYIMGALETLERDDLAYLDLQPVMMDAYNAEVQAALRDSAWAAAGDSWYKDAEGHITNNWPWSTFVYWLRTRHFDRAAYRAVRRRAGAQAAPDSSGGRQVAAA; from the coding sequence ATGCGCATGCAACGACGAATCCTCATCATCGGCAGCGGCTTCGGCGGGCTCGGGCTGGCGATCCGGCTGAAGCGGGCGGGCATCGACCGCTTCACGATCCTCGAGCAGTCGGACGCGCTCGGCGGCACCTGGCGCGACAACGCGTATCCCGGCGCCGCCTGCGACGTGCCGTCGATCCTCTACAGCTTCTCGTTCGAGCAGAAGACCGACTGGACGCGGAAGTGGTCGCCGCAGCCGGAGATCCGGCAGTACATGGAGGACTGCGCGCGGCGCAACGACCTGCTGCGCCACATCCGCTTCGGCGTCCGCGTCACCGGCGCCCGCTTCGACGAGGCGGCGGGGACGTGGACGGTACGCACCGCCGACGGCGAGGAGCTGGTGGCCGAGGTGCTGGTGAGCGGCGTCGGCCAGCTCCACGTCCCGCACCTGCCGGCGATCCCCGGGCTGGAGAGCTTCCGCGGTCCGTGCTTCCACTCGGCGCGCTGGAACCACGCGGTCGACCTCGCCGGCCGGCGCATCGGCGTCATCGGCAACGCCGCCAGCGCCATCCAGCTCATTCCGCAGATCGCGCCCCAGGCGCGGCAGCTCACCATCTTCCAGCGCAGCGCCAACTGGATGATCCGGCGCGGCGATCGCGCCTACCGTCCGTGGGAGCACTGGGTGTTCGCGCACCTGCCGTTCGTCACCGCGCTGTACCGCTTCTGGCTGTGGGTGCGCGGCGAGCTCTTCCTCTACCCGGTGATGCGCCGCCGCGGCTGGGCCAGTCGGGCGATGACCGACCAGTGCCGCAAACACATCGACGAGACGGTGGCCGACCCGGCGCTGCGTCGCGTGCTGACGCCCGATTACCCGGTGGGCGGCAAGCGCATTCTCATCGCTGACGACTTCTACCCGACGCTCAACCGCGACGATGTCGCGGTGGTGACCGCGGCGATCGAGCGCGTCGTCGAAGACGGCGTCATCACCGCCGACGGCCGTCATCACCCGCTCGACGTCGTGATCCTCGCCACCGGCTTCAAGACCAACCCGTTCCTCGCCTCGTTGCGCATCGAGGGGCTCGGCGGTCGGGTGCTGGCGGAGGACTGGGCGCACGGAGCGCGCGCCTACTACGGCATCACCGTCGCCGGCTACCCGAACTTCTTCATGCTGTACGGTCCCAACACCAATCTCGGCCACAATTCGATCATCTTCATGCTCGAGTGCCAGATCGCGTACATCATGGGCGCGCTCGAGACGCTGGAGCGCGACGACCTCGCGTACCTCGATCTGCAGCCGGTGATGATGGACGCCTACAACGCCGAGGTGCAGGCGGCGCTGCGGGATTCCGCCTGGGCGGCGGCCGGCGACAGTTGGTACAAGGACGCCGAGGGCCACATCACCAACAACTGGCCGTGGTCGACCTTCGTCTACTGGCTGCGCACCCGCCACTTCGACCGCGCCGCCTACCGCGCCGTCCGCCGCCGCGCCGGTGCCCAGGCGGCCCCGGATTCGAGCGGCGGCCGCCAGGTGGCGGCCGCCTGA
- a CDS encoding Crp/Fnr family transcriptional regulator, with translation MRRIACETCTARSGSLVCDVPADVLGDLRAACTATLYRPRQVIFGEGTPAAALFLVCHGAVKLYHSDRFGRDHILEVAGPGALVGELSLDDGDVMSVSAEALTEAQVSSFSRERLTAFIQRHPETGVRFLAALSRELSLARRKARDLALKGAESRLAGLLLQLARAAGDIGPGQSLGLRYSRRELAEMIGVSTETAIRLLAALKRKGAIRSNGRDVVLADIDRLTRIAQHDEMRDVA, from the coding sequence ATGCGTCGAATCGCCTGTGAAACCTGTACCGCCCGGTCCGGCAGCCTGGTGTGCGATGTCCCGGCCGACGTCCTCGGCGACCTGCGGGCCGCCTGCACGGCGACGCTGTACCGGCCGCGCCAGGTCATCTTCGGCGAGGGGACGCCGGCCGCGGCCCTGTTCCTGGTCTGCCATGGGGCGGTGAAGCTGTACCACTCGGACCGCTTCGGCCGCGACCACATTCTCGAGGTCGCCGGGCCCGGCGCGCTGGTGGGCGAGCTCTCGCTCGACGACGGCGACGTCATGTCGGTCTCGGCCGAGGCCCTGACCGAGGCGCAGGTGTCCTCGTTCTCCCGCGAGCGCCTGACCGCCTTCATCCAGCGCCATCCGGAGACCGGAGTGCGCTTCCTCGCGGCGCTCAGCCGCGAGCTGTCGCTGGCGCGGCGCAAGGCGCGCGACCTGGCGCTGAAGGGCGCCGAGAGCCGCCTCGCCGGACTGCTGCTGCAACTGGCGCGCGCCGCCGGCGACATCGGCCCCGGCCAGTCGCTCGGCCTGCGCTACTCGCGGCGCGAGCTGGCGGAGATGATCGGCGTCTCGACCGAGACCGCCATCCGCCTGCTCGCGGCGCTGAAGCGCAAGGGCGCGATCCGCAGCAACGGACGCGACGTGGTGTTGGCCGACATCGACCGCCTGACCCGCATCGCGCAGCACGACGAGATGCGGGATGTCGCCTGA
- a CDS encoding MoaD/ThiS family protein, which translates to MAITVELTYDMAKALGGVRRFEVADARTVADVVRLTRERFGEQGEAFAKLTRVAAVAVNGVLSNHQRGMSTPLVDGDTVTFLKAAAGG; encoded by the coding sequence ATGGCCATCACGGTCGAGCTCACCTACGACATGGCGAAGGCGCTGGGCGGCGTCCGCCGCTTCGAGGTCGCCGACGCCCGCACCGTCGCCGACGTCGTCCGCCTGACGCGCGAGCGGTTCGGCGAGCAGGGCGAGGCGTTCGCGAAGCTGACCCGCGTCGCCGCGGTCGCCGTCAACGGCGTGCTGTCCAACCATCAGCGGGGCATGAGCACGCCGTTGGTGGATGGCGACACGGTGACGTTTCTGAAAGCGGCGGCGGGCGGCTAG
- a CDS encoding aldehyde ferredoxin oxidoreductase family protein: MIKGYAGRVLDVDLATQTATYQPLDEDTARLYIGGKGYGTRLLYDMTRPGIDPLGPDNPLIFATGPLNGSVAPQSNRFAVVCKSPLTGGIGNAACGGSFAYGLKRAGIDVVIVRNQASAPLRIEIDGADDRVRFLPAGELWGKGTYATQAALDKKKYHAVIGPAGEHQVLYAGIVSNERIAGRTGVGAVMGSKRLKAISVNGPRKLEMDDEDAFKAYTKWVREMFRDHPVLGEKLKRYGTAGIVNTTNARNIIPTHNFKYGHHPEAMQISGEWMEDHELTGVKSSCIHCPVTCGRDVELEGVGRVKGPEYETVALLGTNLEVLDLKRIAEWNYLADDLGMDTISLGAVLSFAMELQERGMLNAGLRFGDVSGVSDMIRDIGHRRALGDHLADGVKRLAERYGGHEFAMHVKGLELSAYDPRGSYAQGVEYATTNRGGCHVQGASMYLESVGPLTINPMNLKLKADIPILQQNLACAINSMVLCIFTTYGMIPKQVHNLDPNSFTYKLVTTLFENSGPLMRTAMQLKGKPMMWFEKWLTYITGTTVSGGHLQEIGGRIFNLERMYNLREGLTAADDTLPPRMLHEPTFKGMTSGHPLPQLLPRYYTLRGWDAQGVPTRRTLERLQVRI; this comes from the coding sequence ATGATCAAAGGCTACGCGGGGCGCGTCCTGGACGTGGACCTGGCGACACAGACGGCGACCTACCAGCCGCTCGACGAGGACACGGCGCGGCTGTACATCGGCGGCAAGGGGTACGGGACGCGGCTGCTCTACGACATGACGCGGCCCGGGATCGACCCGCTGGGCCCCGACAATCCGCTCATCTTCGCCACCGGACCGCTCAACGGCTCGGTGGCGCCGCAGTCGAACCGCTTCGCGGTGGTGTGCAAGAGCCCGCTCACCGGCGGCATCGGCAACGCCGCCTGCGGCGGCTCGTTCGCGTACGGTCTGAAGCGCGCCGGCATCGACGTGGTGATCGTGCGCAACCAGGCGAGCGCGCCGCTGCGGATCGAGATCGACGGCGCCGACGACCGCGTCCGCTTCCTCCCCGCCGGCGAGCTGTGGGGCAAGGGCACCTACGCCACCCAGGCGGCGCTCGACAAGAAGAAGTACCACGCCGTCATCGGGCCGGCCGGCGAGCACCAGGTGCTCTACGCCGGCATCGTCTCCAACGAGCGCATCGCCGGCCGCACCGGCGTCGGCGCCGTGATGGGATCGAAGCGGCTGAAGGCGATCTCGGTCAACGGCCCGCGCAAGCTGGAGATGGACGACGAGGACGCGTTCAAGGCCTACACCAAATGGGTACGCGAGATGTTCCGCGACCACCCGGTGCTGGGCGAGAAGCTCAAGCGCTACGGCACCGCCGGCATCGTCAACACCACCAACGCCCGCAACATCATCCCCACCCACAACTTCAAGTACGGCCACCATCCCGAGGCCATGCAGATCTCGGGCGAGTGGATGGAGGACCACGAGCTCACCGGCGTCAAGTCGAGCTGCATCCACTGCCCGGTGACCTGCGGGCGCGACGTCGAGCTCGAGGGCGTCGGCCGCGTCAAGGGGCCGGAATACGAGACGGTGGCGCTGCTCGGCACCAACCTCGAGGTGCTCGATCTCAAGCGCATCGCGGAGTGGAACTACCTCGCCGACGACCTCGGCATGGACACCATCAGCCTCGGCGCCGTCCTGAGCTTCGCCATGGAGCTGCAGGAGCGCGGCATGCTGAACGCCGGCCTGCGCTTCGGCGACGTCAGCGGCGTCAGCGACATGATCAGGGACATCGGCCACCGCCGCGCGCTCGGCGACCACCTCGCCGACGGGGTGAAGCGCCTGGCCGAGCGCTACGGCGGCCACGAGTTCGCCATGCACGTGAAGGGGCTCGAGCTCTCCGCCTATGATCCGCGCGGCTCCTACGCGCAGGGCGTCGAGTACGCCACCACCAACCGCGGCGGCTGCCACGTGCAGGGCGCCAGCATGTATCTCGAGTCGGTCGGCCCGCTGACCATCAACCCGATGAACCTGAAGCTGAAGGCCGACATCCCGATCCTGCAGCAGAACCTCGCCTGCGCCATCAACTCGATGGTGCTGTGCATCTTCACCACCTACGGGATGATCCCCAAGCAGGTGCACAACCTCGATCCCAATTCGTTCACCTACAAGCTGGTGACGACGCTGTTCGAGAACAGCGGTCCGCTCATGCGCACCGCCATGCAGCTCAAGGGCAAGCCGATGATGTGGTTCGAGAAGTGGCTGACCTACATCACCGGCACGACCGTCTCCGGTGGCCACCTGCAGGAGATCGGCGGCCGCATCTTCAACCTCGAGCGCATGTACAACCTGCGCGAGGGGCTGACGGCGGCGGACGACACGCTGCCGCCGCGCATGCTGCACGAGCCGACGTTCAAGGGCATGACCAGCGGCCATCCCCTGCCGCAACTGCTGCCGCGCTACTACACGCTGCGCGGCTGGGACGCGCAGGGCGTGCCGACGCGGCGCACGCTCGAGCGCCTGCAGGTGCGGATCTGA
- a CDS encoding HAMP domain-containing protein codes for MTGGATLRRRVALWMSGFALVVLTAASVAIYLGGRYVLHVTLDETLLALARTEVASAIDRPDGQVHVHDEGWVPISLPDSDGYEKYALIADTSHQILARTSNIADGPPLQTEARRESQALRGKASFGFVWRGDERLRAVYYPLRATAGHPLVAVIAVPTRPMQEALAFLLAVLGTALVLGGIGAAWGASRLAARLTRPLEAIAAAAREIGEATPGARIPDTSPDAELRTLTGVLNATLARLQAALETERRLIADASHELRTPLTNLRGTVEVALRRPRAAVDYQRTLEDCRTEIERLCRLVEELLALSRADAGQLPLSAAPCDLAAVARAALRAAAPRAAEAGVELALDTARDAVVSGDADRLRSLVDNLLDNALRYAPRGSAVSVAVRRADGHATVSVRDRGPGLDAEQQAHVFDRFYRVDPARQRHSGGAGLGLAIAKAVAELHGGELTVASAPGEGATFCLRLPALG; via the coding sequence ATGACGGGCGGAGCGACGCTGCGGCGGCGCGTCGCGCTGTGGATGAGCGGCTTCGCTCTGGTCGTTCTCACCGCCGCCAGCGTCGCCATCTACCTCGGCGGCCGCTACGTCCTCCACGTCACGCTCGACGAGACGCTGCTCGCCCTGGCGCGCACCGAGGTGGCGTCGGCGATCGACCGGCCGGACGGCCAGGTCCACGTCCACGACGAGGGCTGGGTGCCGATCTCGCTGCCCGACAGCGACGGCTATGAGAAGTACGCCCTGATCGCCGACACCAGCCACCAGATCCTCGCCCGGACCAGCAACATCGCCGACGGACCGCCGCTGCAGACGGAGGCGCGGCGCGAGTCGCAGGCCCTGCGCGGCAAGGCCTCCTTCGGATTCGTCTGGCGCGGCGACGAGCGCCTGCGCGCCGTCTACTACCCGCTGCGCGCCACCGCTGGCCACCCGCTGGTCGCGGTCATCGCCGTGCCGACGCGGCCGATGCAGGAGGCGCTCGCCTTTCTGCTCGCGGTGCTGGGGACGGCGCTCGTCCTCGGCGGCATCGGCGCCGCATGGGGCGCGAGCCGACTGGCGGCGCGCCTCACCCGGCCGCTCGAAGCGATCGCCGCCGCGGCGCGGGAGATCGGCGAGGCGACGCCGGGGGCGCGCATCCCCGACACCTCCCCCGATGCCGAGCTGCGGACCCTGACCGGGGTGCTGAACGCGACCCTGGCCCGGCTGCAGGCGGCGCTGGAGACCGAGCGGCGTCTGATCGCCGACGCGTCGCACGAGCTGCGCACGCCGCTCACCAACCTGCGCGGCACCGTGGAGGTGGCGCTGCGCCGCCCGCGCGCGGCGGTGGACTACCAGCGCACGCTGGAGGACTGCCGCACCGAGATCGAGCGCCTCTGCCGTCTGGTCGAGGAGCTGCTCGCGTTGTCGCGCGCCGACGCCGGACAATTGCCGTTGAGCGCCGCGCCCTGTGACCTGGCGGCCGTGGCGCGGGCGGCGCTGCGCGCCGCCGCGCCACGGGCCGCCGAGGCGGGCGTCGAGCTGGCGCTCGACACGGCGCGCGACGCGGTGGTCTCCGGCGACGCCGATCGCCTGCGCAGCCTGGTCGACAACCTGCTCGACAACGCGCTGCGCTACGCGCCGCGCGGCAGCGCGGTGTCGGTCGCGGTGCGGCGCGCCGACGGACACGCCACGGTCAGCGTCCGCGACCGGGGCCCCGGCCTCGACGCCGAGCAGCAGGCGCACGTCTTCGACCGCTTCTACCGGGTCGATCCGGCCCGCCAACGCCATTCCGGCGGCGCTGGCCTGGGGTTGGCGATCGCCAAGGCCGTCGCCGAGCTCCACGGCGGCGAGCTGACGGTCGCCAGCGCTCCGGGGGAGGGCGCCACCTTCTGCCTCCGCCTGCCGGCGCTCGGCTGA
- a CDS encoding metallophosphoesterase, with protein sequence MGTTDLLRALRWQRRWLIALALCLALAASYLGLTGSRRAWLLALLVPTAFAPVAYARLRLFARLAAPLRRRPALIAVAASLAVAADAVMVAQLLTARAAAGVAWLQAPGVEWIGPVWFSTHALAALAYGARGLLRLPLGALRRVAAAMRRGAPTPDAEAPRLGRRELLRQMGVLGAAAPFAVSLSGVPLSYDFRVEEHEIELPRWPPALDGLRIAHLSDIHVGGAMDRARLQRVAALTAAARPDLVVHTGDFLTHRSGDFDAPLYEALATLRPRHGQFACLGNHDFDDPERLAARLGAAGVTVLRDALTTLRIAGHAVEIAGLDFGFDRGARAASAARRIGRWPRRSGAPRLLLLHDPTEFALLPAGCADLVLSGHTHGGHIGVQLGPQRAITVVGLAGFPDQGVFRRGEMRLFVTRCVGFYGYPMRVGIPPEIAVLTLRAPASRDRAGGAASA encoded by the coding sequence ATGGGTACGACGGACCTCCTCCGCGCGCTGCGCTGGCAGCGCCGGTGGCTGATCGCGCTGGCGCTGTGTCTCGCGCTGGCCGCGTCGTACCTCGGGCTGACCGGCAGCCGCCGCGCCTGGCTGCTCGCGCTGCTGGTGCCGACCGCGTTCGCGCCGGTGGCGTATGCGCGGTTGCGGCTCTTCGCGCGCCTCGCCGCGCCGCTGCGCCGGCGCCCGGCGCTGATCGCGGTCGCGGCGTCGCTGGCGGTCGCGGCCGACGCGGTGATGGTGGCGCAGCTCCTGACGGCGCGCGCCGCCGCCGGCGTGGCGTGGCTGCAGGCGCCCGGGGTGGAATGGATCGGCCCGGTCTGGTTCAGCACCCACGCCCTGGCGGCGCTCGCCTACGGCGCGCGCGGTCTGCTGCGTCTGCCCCTGGGCGCGCTGCGTCGGGTGGCGGCCGCCATGCGCCGCGGCGCGCCGACGCCCGACGCCGAGGCGCCGCGGCTCGGCCGGCGCGAGCTGCTGCGGCAGATGGGCGTGCTCGGAGCGGCGGCGCCGTTCGCCGTCTCGTTGTCGGGCGTGCCGTTGTCCTACGACTTCCGCGTCGAGGAGCACGAGATCGAGCTGCCGCGCTGGCCGCCGGCGCTCGACGGGCTGCGCATCGCGCATCTCTCCGACATCCACGTCGGCGGCGCGATGGACCGCGCCCGCTTGCAGCGGGTGGCGGCCCTCACCGCCGCGGCGCGTCCCGATCTCGTCGTCCACACCGGGGACTTTCTCACCCATCGCAGCGGCGACTTCGACGCGCCGCTGTACGAGGCGCTGGCGACCCTGCGGCCGCGCCACGGGCAGTTCGCCTGTCTGGGCAACCACGACTTCGACGATCCCGAGCGGCTGGCCGCCCGCCTCGGCGCGGCCGGGGTCACCGTCCTGCGCGACGCGCTGACGACCCTCCGGATCGCCGGCCACGCGGTCGAGATCGCCGGCCTGGATTTCGGCTTCGATCGCGGCGCGCGCGCCGCGTCGGCGGCGCGCCGCATCGGCCGCTGGCCGCGCCGCAGCGGCGCGCCGCGGCTGTTGCTGCTGCACGATCCCACGGAGTTCGCGCTGCTGCCGGCGGGTTGCGCCGATCTGGTGCTCTCCGGCCACACCCACGGCGGCCACATCGGCGTCCAGCTCGGCCCGCAGCGCGCCATCACGGTCGTCGGGCTCGCCGGCTTTCCCGACCAGGGCGTCTTCCGCCGCGGCGAGATGCGTCTCTTCGTCACCCGCTGCGTCGGCTTCTACGGCTACCCGATGCGCGTCGGCATCCCGCCGGAGATCGCCGTGCTGACGCTGCGCGCGCCCGCGTCGCGCGACCGCGCCGGCGGCGCCGCCTCAGCGTGA